A part of Rattus rattus isolate New Zealand chromosome 6, Rrattus_CSIRO_v1, whole genome shotgun sequence genomic DNA contains:
- the Rnf103 gene encoding E3 ubiquitin-protein ligase RNF103 isoform X2: MWLKLFFLLLYFLILFVLARFFEAIVWYETGIFATQLVDPVALSFKKLKTILECRGLGYSGLPEKKDVRELVEKSGDLMEGELYSALKEEEASESVSSTNFSGEMHFYELVEDTKDGIWLVQVIANDRSPLVGKIHWEKMVKKVSRFGIRTGTFNCSSDPRYCRRRGWVRSTLIMSVPQTSTSKGKVMLKEYSGRKIEVEHIFKWITAHAASRIKTIYNVEHLKEEWNKSDQYWVKIYLFANLDQPPAFFSALSIKFTGRVEFIFVNVENWNNKSYMTDIGIYNMPSYILRTPEGIYRYGNHTGEFISLQAMDSFLRSLQPEVNDLFVLSLVLVNLMAWMDLFITQGATIKRFVVLISTLGTYNSLLIISWLPVLGFLQLPYLDSFYEYSLRLLRYSNTTTLASWVRADWMFYSSHPALFLSTYLGHGLLIDYFEKKRRRSNNDEVNANNLEWLSSLWDWYTSYLFHPIASFQNFPVDSDWDEDPDLFLERLAFPDLWLHPLIPTDYIKNLPMWRFKCLGAQSEEEMSESSQDTENDSDSDNTDTFSSSKDVFEDKQNVHSSPGRTSRCDTEACSCANKCCQTSPCERKRRSYGSHNTKEDMEPDWLTWPAGTLHCTECVVCLENFENGCLLMGLPCGHVFHQNCIVMWLAGGRHCCPVCRWPSYKKKQPYAQQQPLSNDVPS; this comes from the exons ATGTGGCTGAAGCTGTTTTTCTTGCTCCTGTATTTCCTGATCCTGTTCGTCCTGGCCAGGTTTTTTGAGGCCATTGTGTGGTACGAGACTGGCATCTTTGCTACTCAGCTGGTGGATCCAGTGGCATTGAGCTTCAAGAAGCTGAAGACCATTCTGGAGTGTCGAGGGCTGGGCTACTCCGGACTACCTGAGAAGAAAGATGTACGGGAGCTGGTGGAGAAGTCAG gtGACTTGATGGAAGGTGAACTCTATTCTGCTCTCAAGGAGGAAGAGGCATCTGAGTCTGTTTCTAGTACCAATTTCAGTGGTGAAATGCATTTCTATGAGCTTGTAGAAGACACAAAAGATGGCATCTGGCTGGTTCAG GTCATAGCAAATGACAGAAGTCCTTTGGTGGGTAAAATCCACTGggagaaaatggtaaaaaaagTGTCAAGATTTGGAATACGGACAGGCACTTTCAACTGTTCCAGTGATCCCAG GTACTGCAGAAGGAGAGGCTGGGTACGTTCCACTCTCATCATGTCTGTCCCACAAACAAGCACATCTAAAGGGAAAGTCATGCTTAAAGAGTACAGTGGGCGCAAGATTGAAgtagaacacatttttaaatggataACTGCCCATGCAGCTTCTCGGATCAAAACTATATATAATGTTGAGCATTTGAAAGAAGAATGGAATAAAAGTGATCAGTACTGGGTAAAAATATACCTATTTGCAAACCTTGACCAACCACCAGCTTTCTTCTCTGCATTAAGTATAAAATTTACTGGAAGAGTtgagtttatttttgttaatgtgGAAAATTGGAACAACAAGAGTTATATGACAGATATTGGTATTTATAACATGCCATCATACATACTTAGAACTCCTGAAGGAATTTACAGATATGGAAACCACACAGGTGAATTTATATCCCTTCAGGCCATGGATTCATTTTTACGCTCATTACAACCTGAAGTAAATgatctgtttgttttgagtttggtTCTAGTTAATCTTATGGCTTGGATGGACTTATTTATTACACAAGGAGCAACCATCAAGCGATTTGTGGTTCTCATAAGCACTTTAGGGACATACAATTCCCTATTAATTATTTCTTGGCTACCTGTGTTGGGCTTTCTACAGCTCCCTTACTTAGATAGCTTTTATGAATATAGTTTAAGATTGCTGCGATACTCTAATACAACCACACTGGCTTCGTGGGTAAGGGCAGACTGGATGTTTTACTCTTCACACCCAGCCCTGTTTCTCAGTACATACCTTGGACATGGTTTGCTAATTGATTACTTTGAGAAGAAGAGACGGCGCAGCAACAATGATGAAGTTAATGCAAATAATTTAGAGTGGTTATCAAGTCTGTGGGACTGGTACACCAGCTACCTCTTCCACCCGATTGCTTCTTTTCAGAACTTTCCTGTAGACTCTGATTGGGATGAAGACCCTGACTTATTCTTGGAGCGGTTAGCTTTCCCTGACCTTTGGCTTCACCCTCTGATACCAACTGATTATATTAAAAACTTACCAATGTGGCGGTTTAAATGTCTTGGGGCTCAGTCTGAAGAAGAAATGTCGGAGAGTTCTCAAGATACTGAAAATGACTCAGATAGTGACAACACGGACACTTTTAGTAGTAGTAAGGATGTATTTGAAGATAAACAAAATGTTCACAGTTCTCCAGGAAGAACAAGTCGCTGCGATACTGAGGCTTGTTCATGTGCCAATAAATGTTGTCAGACCAGCCCATGTGAAAGGAAGAGGAGGTCATATGGGTCACATAATACTAAGGAAGATATGGAGCCGGACTGGCTAACTTGGCCTGCTGGTACGCTGCACTGTACTGAATGTGTTGTTTGCCTTGAGAATTTTGAGAATGGATGTTTGCTAATGGGGTTGCCTTGTGGTCATGTGTTTCACCAGAATTGCATTGTTATGTGGTTGGCTGGGGGCCGACACTGTTGCCCTGTTTGCCGTTGGCCTTCATATAAGAAAAAGCAGCCATATGCACAACAACAGCCGTTGTCAAATGATGTTCCATCTTAA
- the Rnf103 gene encoding E3 ubiquitin-protein ligase RNF103 isoform X1 has product MWLKLFFLLLYFLILFVLARFFEAIVWYETGIFATQLVDPVALSFKKLKTILECRGLGYSGLPEKKDVRELVEKSGDLMEGELYSALKEEEASESVSSTNFSGEMHFYELVEDTKDGIWLVQVIANDRSPLVGKIHWEKMVKKVSRFGIRTGTFNCSSDPSLLSYRYCRRRGWVRSTLIMSVPQTSTSKGKVMLKEYSGRKIEVEHIFKWITAHAASRIKTIYNVEHLKEEWNKSDQYWVKIYLFANLDQPPAFFSALSIKFTGRVEFIFVNVENWNNKSYMTDIGIYNMPSYILRTPEGIYRYGNHTGEFISLQAMDSFLRSLQPEVNDLFVLSLVLVNLMAWMDLFITQGATIKRFVVLISTLGTYNSLLIISWLPVLGFLQLPYLDSFYEYSLRLLRYSNTTTLASWVRADWMFYSSHPALFLSTYLGHGLLIDYFEKKRRRSNNDEVNANNLEWLSSLWDWYTSYLFHPIASFQNFPVDSDWDEDPDLFLERLAFPDLWLHPLIPTDYIKNLPMWRFKCLGAQSEEEMSESSQDTENDSDSDNTDTFSSSKDVFEDKQNVHSSPGRTSRCDTEACSCANKCCQTSPCERKRRSYGSHNTKEDMEPDWLTWPAGTLHCTECVVCLENFENGCLLMGLPCGHVFHQNCIVMWLAGGRHCCPVCRWPSYKKKQPYAQQQPLSNDVPS; this is encoded by the exons ATGTGGCTGAAGCTGTTTTTCTTGCTCCTGTATTTCCTGATCCTGTTCGTCCTGGCCAGGTTTTTTGAGGCCATTGTGTGGTACGAGACTGGCATCTTTGCTACTCAGCTGGTGGATCCAGTGGCATTGAGCTTCAAGAAGCTGAAGACCATTCTGGAGTGTCGAGGGCTGGGCTACTCCGGACTACCTGAGAAGAAAGATGTACGGGAGCTGGTGGAGAAGTCAG gtGACTTGATGGAAGGTGAACTCTATTCTGCTCTCAAGGAGGAAGAGGCATCTGAGTCTGTTTCTAGTACCAATTTCAGTGGTGAAATGCATTTCTATGAGCTTGTAGAAGACACAAAAGATGGCATCTGGCTGGTTCAG GTCATAGCAAATGACAGAAGTCCTTTGGTGGGTAAAATCCACTGggagaaaatggtaaaaaaagTGTCAAGATTTGGAATACGGACAGGCACTTTCAACTGTTCCAGTGATCCCAG TTTACTCTCTTACAGGTACTGCAGAAGGAGAGGCTGGGTACGTTCCACTCTCATCATGTCTGTCCCACAAACAAGCACATCTAAAGGGAAAGTCATGCTTAAAGAGTACAGTGGGCGCAAGATTGAAgtagaacacatttttaaatggataACTGCCCATGCAGCTTCTCGGATCAAAACTATATATAATGTTGAGCATTTGAAAGAAGAATGGAATAAAAGTGATCAGTACTGGGTAAAAATATACCTATTTGCAAACCTTGACCAACCACCAGCTTTCTTCTCTGCATTAAGTATAAAATTTACTGGAAGAGTtgagtttatttttgttaatgtgGAAAATTGGAACAACAAGAGTTATATGACAGATATTGGTATTTATAACATGCCATCATACATACTTAGAACTCCTGAAGGAATTTACAGATATGGAAACCACACAGGTGAATTTATATCCCTTCAGGCCATGGATTCATTTTTACGCTCATTACAACCTGAAGTAAATgatctgtttgttttgagtttggtTCTAGTTAATCTTATGGCTTGGATGGACTTATTTATTACACAAGGAGCAACCATCAAGCGATTTGTGGTTCTCATAAGCACTTTAGGGACATACAATTCCCTATTAATTATTTCTTGGCTACCTGTGTTGGGCTTTCTACAGCTCCCTTACTTAGATAGCTTTTATGAATATAGTTTAAGATTGCTGCGATACTCTAATACAACCACACTGGCTTCGTGGGTAAGGGCAGACTGGATGTTTTACTCTTCACACCCAGCCCTGTTTCTCAGTACATACCTTGGACATGGTTTGCTAATTGATTACTTTGAGAAGAAGAGACGGCGCAGCAACAATGATGAAGTTAATGCAAATAATTTAGAGTGGTTATCAAGTCTGTGGGACTGGTACACCAGCTACCTCTTCCACCCGATTGCTTCTTTTCAGAACTTTCCTGTAGACTCTGATTGGGATGAAGACCCTGACTTATTCTTGGAGCGGTTAGCTTTCCCTGACCTTTGGCTTCACCCTCTGATACCAACTGATTATATTAAAAACTTACCAATGTGGCGGTTTAAATGTCTTGGGGCTCAGTCTGAAGAAGAAATGTCGGAGAGTTCTCAAGATACTGAAAATGACTCAGATAGTGACAACACGGACACTTTTAGTAGTAGTAAGGATGTATTTGAAGATAAACAAAATGTTCACAGTTCTCCAGGAAGAACAAGTCGCTGCGATACTGAGGCTTGTTCATGTGCCAATAAATGTTGTCAGACCAGCCCATGTGAAAGGAAGAGGAGGTCATATGGGTCACATAATACTAAGGAAGATATGGAGCCGGACTGGCTAACTTGGCCTGCTGGTACGCTGCACTGTACTGAATGTGTTGTTTGCCTTGAGAATTTTGAGAATGGATGTTTGCTAATGGGGTTGCCTTGTGGTCATGTGTTTCACCAGAATTGCATTGTTATGTGGTTGGCTGGGGGCCGACACTGTTGCCCTGTTTGCCGTTGGCCTTCATATAAGAAAAAGCAGCCATATGCACAACAACAGCCGTTGTCAAATGATGTTCCATCTTAA